A stretch of the Lineus longissimus chromosome 10, tnLinLong1.2, whole genome shotgun sequence genome encodes the following:
- the LOC135494760 gene encoding uncharacterized protein LOC135494760, giving the protein MLSYRENYIIKEGFHTGDAYSSPDLTIAAKHILAASLKKAENAADIDMIDELVESDEEEPYCLCGEPNDDAMILCDVPKHAKCEIEWHHYTCVGPSPDSLPDGDWICDQCILSSTKSKGI; this is encoded by the exons ATGCTGAGTTACAGAGAAAACTATATCATCAAAGAG GGATTCCATACTGGTGATGCATACTCCAGCCCGGATCTCACCATCGCGGCAAAGCATATCTTAGCAGCATCACTTAAAAAAGCCGAAAACGCCGCAGATATCGACATGATCGACGAACTTGTTGAAAGTGATGAAGAGGAACCTTATTGCCTTTGTGGTGAACCGAATGATGATGCAATGATATTGTGTGATGTtcctaaacatgctaaatgtGAGATTGAGTGGCACCATTATACCTGTGTTGGGCCAAGTCCAGATTCACTGCCTGATGGAGATTGGATTTGTGATCAGTGCATTTTGTCATCAACAAAATCTAAAG gaatataa